A stretch of Microtus pennsylvanicus isolate mMicPen1 chromosome 5, mMicPen1.hap1, whole genome shotgun sequence DNA encodes these proteins:
- the Rrp12 gene encoding RRP12-like protein, producing the protein MGRTGKLPSGVSGKLKRWKKGHSSDSNPATCRHRQAARSRFFSRPSGKSDLTVDAVKLHNELQSGTLSLGKSPAPETAMDQDLEVPFSEKSSGTFLSGLSDCTNVTFSKVQRFWESNSAAHKEICAVLAAVTEVIRSQGGKETETEYFAALMTTMEAVESPESLAAVAYLLNLVLKRVPSPVLVKKFSETSKAFMDIMAAQASSGSSSALRWVLSCLAILLRKQDLEAWGYPVTLQVYHGLLSFTVHAKPKIRKAAQHGVCSVLKGSDFMFGEKAPAHHPAAVSTAKFCIQEIEKSGGAREATTTLHMLTLLKDMLPCFPEPLVKSCSETLLRVMTLNHVLVTACAMQAFHSLFHAKPSTSTLSAELNAQIITALYDYVPSENDLQPLLAWLKVMEKAHINLVRMQRDLGLGHLARFFGMAMTCLLSPHSQVVAAATQTLKEILKECVAPHIADIGSVTSSASGPPQYIAKMFRAVEEGLTYKFHAAWSSVLQLLAVFFEACGKQAHPVMKKCLQSLCDLRLSPHFPHTAALDQAVGAAVTSMGPEVVLQAVPLEIDGSEETLDFPRSWLLPVIRDHVRETRLGFFTTYFLPLATTLKSKAMDLAQAGSTVESKIYDTLQWQIWTLLPGFCTRPTDVAASFKGLARTLGTAINERPDLRVTVCQALRTLITKGCEAEADRAEVSRFAKNFLPILFNLYGQPVAAGEAAAPRRAVLETIRTYLTITDSQLVNSFLEKATEKVLDPASSDFTRLSVLDLVVALAPHSDEAAISKLYSTIRPYLESKVHGVQKKAYRVLEEVCASSQGPANRFVQSHLDDLKKTLLDSLKSTASPAKRPRLKCLIHIVKKLSAEHEEFIAALIPEVILCTKEVSVGARKNAFTLLVEMGHAFLRFGSSQEEALQRYLVLIYPGLVGAVTTVSCSILALTHLLFEFKGLMGTSTVEQLLENVCLLLASRTRDVVKSALGFIKVAVVVMDVVHLAKHVQLVMDAIGKLSDDMRRHFRMKLRNLFIKFIRKFGFELVKDLLPAEYHKVLVNIRKAETRAKKHRALSQAAMEEEEEEEEEEEPVQSKGDSIEEILADSEDEDEEEERGRSKEQRKLTRQRSRAWLKEGGGDEPLNFLDPKVAQRVLATQPGPRQGKKKDHGFKVSADGRLIIREEEDGDKAEEEDGTKGEDEEMTDLMEDAGIRSKKKLKRQREAEEDELEIPPRYQAGGSGIHRPVAKRATPGAEYKAKKGKGDVKKKGRLDPYAYIPLNRSKLNRRKKVKLQGQFKGLVKAAQRGSQVGHKLRRKDRRS; encoded by the exons ATCTGCGCTGTCCTGGCTGCTGTCACCGAGGTCATTCGATCCCAGGGAGGCAAGGAGACGGAGACTGAGTACTTTGCTGCTCTG ATGACAACAATGGAAGCCGTGGAGTCCCCAGAGTCACTGGCTGCTGTTGCTTACTTACTGAACCTTGTCTTAAAACG TGTGCCCAGTCCGGTGCTCGTTAAGAAGTTCTCCGAGACCTCCAAAGCCTTCATGGACATCATGGCGGCCCAGGCGAGCAGCGGCTCCAGTTCTGCGCTCAGATGG GTCCTCTCCTGCCTGGCCATCCTCCTTCGGAAACAAGACTTGGAGGCCTGGGGCTACCCTGTAACCCTTCAGGTGTATCATGGGCTGCTGAGCTTCACCGTGCATGCCAAGCCCAAG ATCCGTAAGGCTGCTCAGCATGGAGTGTGCTCAGTTCTCAAGGGCAGTGACTTCATGTTTGGTGAAAAGGCCCCTGCCCACCATCCTGCTGCTGTTTCCACTGCTAAGTTCTGCATCCAGGAGATTGAGAAGTCTGGAG GTGCCCGGGAGGCTACCACCACACTGCACATGCTAACACTGCTGAAGGACATGCTGCCCTGCTTCCCAGAACCCCTGGTGAAGAGCTGCAGTGAGACTCTGCTTCGGGTCATGACCTTGAACCATGTG CTCGTGACAGCCTGTGCCATGCAGGCCTTCCATAGCCTCTTCCATGCCAAGCCCAGCACCAGCACCTTGTCTGCAGAGCTCAACGCTCAGATCATCACG GCCTTGTATGACTACGTCCCCAGTGAGAATGATTTacagcccttgctggcctggctGAAGGTTATGGAGAAAGCCCACATCAACCTGGTCAG AATGCAGCGAGACCTGGGGCTGGGCCATCTTGCTCGGTTTTTCGGAATGGCCATGACCTGTCTCCTGTCCCCTCATTCACAAGTGGTTGCAGCTGCTACCCAGACTCTTAAG GAGATCCTGAAGGAGTGTGTGGCTCCGCACATTGCGGACATTGGCTCTGTGACCTCTTCAGCCTCGGGTCCTCCCCAGTACATCGCCAAGATGTTTAG GGCAGTGGAAGAGGGCCTGACGTACAAGTTCCACGCGGCCTGGAGCTCTGTGCTGCAGCTGTTAGCTGTCTTCTTCGAGGCCTGTGGAAAGCAGGCCCATCCTGTGATGAAGAAG TGCCTCCAATCCCTGTGTGACCTGCGCCTCTCCCCTCACTTCCCCCACACAGCAGCCCTAGACCAGGCTGTGGGGGCTGCAGTGACCAGCATGGGACCCGAGGTGGTGCTGCAGGCTGTGCCTTTGGAAATCGATGGCTCTGA GGAGACTCTGGATTTCCCACGGAGCTGGCTGCTGCCTGTTATCCGGGATCATGTTCGGGAAACACGACTTGGCTTCTTCACTACTTACTTCTTGCCCCTGGCCACCACTCTTAAGAGCAAAG CAATGGATCTTGCCCAGGCCGGCAGCACAGTGGAGTCCAAGATTTACGACACACTCCAGTGGCAG ATCTGGACCCTCCTGCCTGGATTCTGCACAAGGCCCACAGATGTAGCTGCCTCCTTCAAAGGCCTGGCCCGGACACTGGGCACAGCCATAAATGAGCGCCCAGACCTGAGGGtcactgtgtgccaggctctgcGCACTCTCATCACCAAGGGCTGTGAGGCAG AGGCTGACCGTGCTGAAGTGAGCCGCTTTGCTAAGAACTTCCTGCCAATCCTCTTCAACCTGTATGGACAGCCTGTTGCAGCTGGGGAGGCAGCAGCCCCTCGCCGTGCTGTGCTGGAAACCATCAGAACTTACCTCACCATCACCGATTCTCAG TTGGTGAACAGCTTCCTGGAAAAAGCCACCGAGAAGGTACTCGATCCTGCCAGCTCTGACTTCACCAG ACTGTCTGTCCTGGACCTGGTTGTGGCATTGGCTCCTCACTCAGATGAAGCTGCCATCAGTAAGCTATACTCCACCATTCGGCCCTACCTCGAG AGCAAAGTCCATGGGGTTCAGAAGAAGGCCTACCGagtgctggaggaagtgtgtgccAGCTCCCAGGGCCCTGCCAACCGCTTTGTGCAAAGCCACTTGGATGATCTGAAGAAGACTCTGCTGGACTCACTGAAGAGCACGGCCTCACCTGCTAAAAGG CCCCGACTGAAGTGCCTCATACACATTGTGAAAAAGTTGTCGGCTGAGCACGAGGAGTTCATTGCTGCTCTCATCCCGGAG GTGATCCTGTGCACCAAGGAGGTGTCAGTGGGTGCAAGGAAGAATGCATTCACCCTGCTGGTAGAGATGGGCCATGCTTTCCTGCGATTTGGCTCCAGCCAGGAAG AGGCTCTGCAGCGGTACCTTGTCCTGATCTACCCTGGCCTTGTGGGTGCGGTTACCACAGTGAGCTGTAGCATCTTGGCTCTGACCCACCTCTTGTTCGAGTTTAAAG GGCTGATGGGGACAAGCACAGTGGAGCAGCTTCTGGAGAatgtctgcctgctgctggcCTCCCGCACCCGCGATGTGGTCAAGTCTGCACTAGGCTTCATCAAAGTGGCTGTGGTGGTCATGGACGTGGTGCACCTTGCCAAGCATGTGCAGCTGGTG ATGGACGCCATAGGGAAGCTCTCAGATGACATGCGCCGGCACTTCCGCATGAAGCTGCGGAACCTATTCATCAAGTTCATCCGCAAGTTTGG ATTTGAACTGGTGAAGGATCTGCTACCTGCAGAATACCACAAAGTCCTGGTCAACATCCGGAAAGCTGAGACCCGGGCCAAGAAACATCGTGCCCTGAGCCAGGCTGctatggaggaggaagaagaggaggaagaggaagaggagcctGTCCAGAGCAAAGGCGACAG CATTGAGGAGATTTTGGCTGACTCTgaggatgaagatgaggaagaggagaggggccGGAGCAAGGAGCAGCGGAAGCTGACGCGACAGAGGAGCCGGGCATGGCTGAAGGAAGGTGGTGGGGATGAGCCCCTCAATTTCCTGGATCCCAAGGTGGCCCAGCGAGTGCTTG CCACCCAACCCGGGCCCAGGCAGGGCAAGAAGAAGGACCATGGCTTCAAGGTGAGCGCTGATGGCCGGTTGATCATacgggaggaggaagatggagacaaGGCAGAAGAAGAAGATGGCACTAAAG GAGAAGATGAAGAGATGACTGACCTGATGGAAGATGCTGGTATCAGAAGT AAAAAGAAGCTTAAGCGGCagagggaggctgaggaggatGAGCTGGAGATCCCGCCTCGGTACCAAG CTGGAGGCTCTGGCATCCATCGCCCTGTGGCCAAGAGGGCTACACCTGGAGCCGAATACAAGGCCAAG AAAGGAAAGGGTGATGTGAAGAAGAAGGGCCGACTTGATCCCTATGCGTACATCCCACTCAACAGAAGCAAGCTCAACCGCAG GAAAAAGGTGAAGCTACAGGGACAGTTTAAAGGTCTGGTGAAAGCTGCCCAGCGAGGATCCCAGGTGGGACACAAACTTCGCAGAAAGGATCGCCGGTCCTGA